A part of Aspergillus flavus chromosome 5, complete sequence genomic DNA contains:
- a CDS encoding putative leucine permease transcriptional regulator gives MAGPPNPFAGLSQKDGTTGAAGRGRGGTLGRSAPYQAKNGNAPHNPRARGRGRGAMTAPRATRGHGRGSGAVGNTWRKPDSNDGPSANSASPFAQLKHNVNQPSTSPFAGKTAPQKPSFSGFGKAPSFGAPSTFDGTQVDSSRDPRKRPSSVRPNGATMSSVPVEDATASNNYNDRYEQLKLDRAKQREKAIREGQMADPNQPTSLNQAITPVGTCTSMCPEFERVERIVQKMVDKSEKVFMSISITLLHPSTNSLQNLETKMLKRFRRSAAGYDEQLPSDIRTPKTLLQTMNYLIRHVIGGPEPLGLIHKFVWDRTRSIRNDFSVQQLTQEDHVKMAVTCLERIARFHIVSLHLLSSPANEEPFDHHQEREQLNNTMLSLMYYYDDNRGRISFPNEDEFRAYYIIFSILDQRPDLEARVQKWPAELRNSPRVQLALELLAAAGNGWEYQGTLDSKRQNAIAQGFYERFFSLVDSPAVSYLMACVAEIYFNNVRLTAIRSIWKGYCRYPSSQQHKNEEWTVDELTKVLYFDDAEQTIKFCEEQDLEFAENANGDLYLNWGSRNIDSVEFRRTSDHTFSETYVESKRAGRTLVAIILGLNIKQASQLGMVDSSVLQERPLALPAPTTGSTADNDALFVSDDDNETPQPRGDFAQDGLVQDLPTSADSFRGVFEESSQTSTSAEPTQSAGFSQMPSVFQPSEGAKPLSSLFATGPSAGAPTASAPSNPFAGLSSLASSKTPGTNNSSSPFSFGLNTSQSASIFSAAPSPAEQDKPDASNTISTAPTFKFPSIFQPSTTPTTSPFSFPTTSSDAKPHQAVGLTAGQPSGILDTTNALTPSGAPSAMFNPAAPSTVTGDTGSPLQTSSPKAPQGPFAQPPAPFLSPFASGNNEISKPSLPESTLGQPNSVLEEPTDSNAGQEHSAKYDAPTFTKVTTEEPASNDGLSSLHSNDATQQQQEMNLSSLEETKPAEPTAPTTSVQPDNLNPSLPLPTEPIEPTVDEATPVAPDVNDRRLAWIETLREAAAKRRRTSSTSRKRGHEDPEEDLPIETGSKAAKLPKAEPPALHKKSMALSSIKPLPKLPILEQIESMTRKPAAEPKPEPPKPSQVDEDELLLSAARIAAESLRSGPRLIDSWSTRPSEPRRSSFSPRGSFSSSYSFSRSQSPQSLVNGHDLALAPDTDLGLGRTLSRTEQRLRMTGGKGLAYKPLDFTPKKKRKSK, from the exons ATGGCCGGTCCGCCAAACCCATTTGCTGGCCTTAGCCAGAAAGACGGTACAACGGGAGCAGCAGGTCGTGGACGTGGTGGGACACTTGGCCGTTCGGCGCCTTATCAAGCGAAAAATGGAAATGCGCCTCATAACCCCAGAGCTCGTGGTCGCGGACGCGGAGCAATGACGGCTCCCAGGGCTACTCGTGGCCACGGCCGAGGGAGTGGTGCTGTGGGAAATACCTGGCGCAAACCCGACTCGAACGATGGTCCATCCGCAAATTCGGCTTCGCCTTTCGCTCAATTGAAACATAACGTGAATCAACCCTCTACGTCTCCCTTCGCTGGGAAGACCGCCCCTCAAAAACCTTCGTTCTCCGGCTTTGGGAAAGCGCCGTCATTTGGGGCGCCTTCCACTTTCGATGGAACACAGGTCGATTCAAGTCGTGATCCCCGAAAGCGGCCTTCTTCGGTACGGCCGAATGGTGCGACGATGTCCAGTGTACCTGTCGAAGATGCGACTGCTTCAAACAACTACAACGATCGCTACGAACAG CTCAAACTCGATAGGGCTAagcagagagagaaagcaatTAGGGAAGGACAAATGGCGGATCCAAACCAACCAACTTCTTTGAACCAAGCTATTACACCTGTCGGAACATGTACTAGCATGTGTCCGGAGTTTGAACGCGTTGAGCGCATTGTTCAGAAAATGGTTGATAAGAGTGAAAAGGTATTTATGTCGATCAGTATCACT TTGCTTCATCCTTCAACGAATTCGTTGCAGAACCTGGAAACAAAAATGCTCAAACGTTTCCGAAGATCGGCTGCTGGCTATGACGAGCAGCTTCCATCCGATATTCGAACACCAAAGACTCTTCTCCAGACCATGAACTATTTAATCCGTCATGTAATCGGCGGACCCGAGCCCCTGGGGCTGATTCATAAGTTTGTTTGGGATCGAACTCGATCTATTCGCAATGATTTCTCGGTCCAACAACTTACTCAAGAAGACCATGTAAAAATGGCAGTCACTTGTCTAGAGAGGATTGCTCGTTTTCACATTGTATCACTCCATTTGCTTTCTAGCCCTGCCAACGAAGAACCGTTCGATCATCACCAGGAACGTGAACAGCTTAACAATACGATGTTGTCGCTGATGTACTACTATGATGACAATCGGGGTCGCATCTCGTTTCCAAACGAAGATGAATTCCGCGCGTATTATATcatcttttctattctcgATCAGCGGCCTGACTTGGAAGCGCGTGTCCAGAAGTGGCCAGCTGAACTACGCAACTCTCCGCGGGTGCAATTAGCACTGGAACTActggctgctgctggtaATGGGTGGGAGTATCAGGGGACACTGGACTCTAAAAGGCAAAACGCAATTGCACAGGGTTTTTACGAGCGCTTTTTCAGCCTGGTAGACTCTCCAGCTGTTTCGTATTTGATGGCCTGTGTTGCAGAGATCTACTTCAACAACGTGCGGCTGACTGCTATCCGCTCAATTTGGAAGGGGTATTGCCGTTATCCGTCTTCTCAGCAACATAAAAACGAAGAATGGACTGTGGATGAGTTAACGAAGGTGCTATACTTTGACGACGCTGAACAGACTATCAAGTTTTGCGAAGAACAGGACTTGGAATTTGCTGAAAACGCAAATGGCGATCTATATTTGAATTGGGGAAGCCGTAACATTGACTCAGTCG AGTTCCGAAGAACATCAGACCATACATTCTCAGAGACGTATGTCGAATCAAAGCGTGCAGGCCGCACGTTGGTCGCAATCATTCTTGGCTTGAATATCAAGCAAGCATCACAATTAGGAATGGTTGACAGCTCAGTTCTACAAGAGCGCCCTCTGGCTTTGCCTGCACCAACAACGGGAAGTACTGCAGACAACGATGCACTCTTCGTCAGCGACGACGATAACGAGACACCACAACCAAGAGGGGACTTCGCGCAGGATGGATTAGTGCAGGATTTGCCGACATCCGCAGATAGTTTTCGCGGGGTTTTCGAGGAATCGTCACAAACCTCAACAAGTGCTGAACCAACGCAATCAGCAGGCTTCTCCCAGATGCCTAGTGTTTTCCAGCCTTCTGAGGGTGCTAAGCCACTGTCCTCTTTATTCGCGACTGGTCCCTCAGCTGGTGCTCCCACAGCATCGGCGCCGTCTAACCCATTTGCAGGCCTGTCTTCCCTCGCATCCTCGAAGACACCTGGGACAAATAACAGCAGTTCTCCATTCTCCTTCGGGTTAAACACGTCGCAGTCCGCATCCATTTTTAGCGCAGCCCCGAGTCCAGCCGAGCAAGACAAACCCGATGCGTCTAATACTATATCCACGGCACCTACCTTCAAATTCCCTAGTATCTTCCAACCCAGTACGACGCCGACCACTTCGCCTTTTAGTTTTCCGACAACTTCATCTGATGCCAAGCCTCATCAAGCCGTTGGGTTGACTGCTGGCCAGCCTTCCGGTATATTAGATACCACCAATGCACTAACTCCTTCAGGCGCACCTAGCGCCATGTTCAATCCTGCTGCTCCGAGCACTGTTACTGGCGATACAGGAAGCCCGCTCCAGACAAGCTCTCCGAAGGCCCCGCAGGGACCCTTTGCGCAGCCCCCAGCACCCTTTCTGTCCCCATTTGCTTCAGGGAATAACG AGATTTCCAAACCCTCGTTGCCAGAGTCAACCCTTGGGCAGCCAAATTCCGTTCTTGAGGAGCCCACCGATAGCAATGCAGGGCAAGAACACTCTGCAAAATATGACGCACCTACGTTCACAAAGGTGACAACTGAGGAACCTGCATCGAACGACGGGCTTTCTTCATTACACAGTAATGACGCTACCCAACAGCAACAGGAGATGAATTTATCATCACTAGAAGAAACCAAACCAGCAGAACCTACGGCCCCTACAACATCTGTCCAGCCAGACAATCTAAACCCTTCACTTCCTTTGCCTACAGAGCCTATAGAGCCAACAGTAGATGAGGCTACTCCTGTCG CTCCCGATGTGAACGACCGACGTTTGGCATGGATAGAGACATTAAGAGAAGCAGCTGCTAAGCGACGGAGGACCTCTTCGACGAGTCGCAAGCGAGGCcatgaagatccagaagaagacTTGCCAATAGAAACCGGTTCCAAAGCCGCGAAACTACCGAAAGCAGAGCCCCCTGCTTTACATAAAAAGTCCATGGCGCTTTCTTCTATCAAACCTCTACCGAAGCTTCCGATCCTAGAACAAATCGAGTCCATGACGCGGAAGCCAGCAGCCGAACCTAAACCCGAGCCTCCAAAGCCTAGTCAagtcgacgaggatgagCTCCTTCTCTCCGCTGCCCGTATCGCTGCTGAATCTCTCAGGAGTGGTCCAAGACTCATAGACAGCTGGTCTACTAGGCCATCTGAACCTCGGCGCTCGTCTTTCAGCCCCCGAGGCAGTTTCTCTTCGTCATATTCCTTCTCCCGGAGTCAGTCGCCCCAGTCACTTGTGAACGGGCATGACCTTGCACTTGCCCCTGACACTGATCTCGGACTGGGCCGCACATTGTCTCGCACCGAACAAAGACTTCGCATGACGGGTGGCAAAGGGCTGGCCTATAAGCCACTGGACTTTACCCctaaaaagaaacgaaaatCCAAATAA
- a CDS encoding uncharacterized protein (of unknown function-domain containing protein): MVVSASVSGTGAVKRPASSMHDDYTGWETAPAMDVTMRTSFNLPYTHYAMIYLDNLGRLKVQESSSIRETNGTVFTPDVQDKFLEILGAKIGYRRPTMRKFSGMGASLYGYPRPEDYSRHVKRRKASFQEHAIEPHFPEPVEEVPASTSMVGIEIGDTEKILEYYENALKHFQQLNCRQIAKAFIKFIEPRKQVKHPYNGGKPRAGAASGEKGDPEKTKPEWWPAGVVHKEPDHLRKEQRIRLLIHIVRKLGKFGITPDKLQEVAHDSKRQLRPTSKIEVLDEVFKVRRMEERYELGEVDANCLVYVQNRDASSKDKDSDTISEPEQKFEPEDLEEADDEFLTPPSSAEQASSFTSSVDMTMGGHGRPMHMGGDRGQLFPLPESLSFGEQSTHERSYYGNSEYPDEYSHPILKTPVTSGLVTPNEQPNAFDYLQAPFSASTTGEPIISHQRPTALPLQQSVSQFDSWTPSYRQSMFNPMEYSSAPAQNIPQHMPYHMPVATPSHAAELAHTPHGLPKGNPFRTGSLSHPHMIPHHA, encoded by the exons ATGGTTGTCAGCGCATCTGTTTCCGGAACAGGAGCCGTCAAGCGGCCAGCGTCTTCCATGCATGATGATTATACTGGATGGGAGACCGCTCCA GCTATGGATGTAACTATGCGTACATCGTTCAACCTCCCTTACACCCATTATGCGATGATCTATCTCGACAACCTCGGAAGACTTAAGGTTCAAGAGTCTTCGTCTATCCGGGAAACAAACGGAACAGTCTTTACCCCTGACGTACAGGATAAGTTCTTAGAGATACTCGGAGCAAAGATAGGGTATCGCAGGCCCACCATGCGCA AATTCTCAGGCATGGGAGCATCGCTGTATGGCTACCCGCGTCCCGAAGACTATTCTCGCCATGTAAAGCGTCGCAAGGCTTCCTTCCAAGAACATGCTATTGAGCCACATTTTCCTGAACCAGTTGAGGAAGTACCTGCCTCCACAAGCATGGTCGGCATTGAAATTGGGGATACTGAGAAGATCCTCGAGTACTATGAGAATGCCTTGAAGCATTTCCAGCAGCTTAATTGCCGCCAGATCGCCAAAGCTTTCATCAAATTCATCGAACCTCGGAAGCAAGTTAAGCATCCTTACAATGGAGGCAAGCCTCGAGCTGGAGCTGCCTCAGGTGAGAAGGGAGATCCGGAGAAGACCAAGCCTGAGTGGTGGCCAGCGGGAGTTGTCCACAAGGAGCCCGACCACCTCAGGAAAGAGC AGCGCATTCGACTCCTTATCCACATCGTGCGTAAGCTCGGGAAATTTGGAATCACCCCCGACAAGCTGCAAGAGGTTGCACATGATTCTAAGAGACAGCTGAGACCTACCTCAAAGATTGAGGTCTTAGACGAGGTTTTCAAAGTGCGGAGGATGGAAGAGAGATATGAGCTTGGTGAAGTTG ATGCGAACTGTCTCGTTTATGTCCAGAACAGGGATGCCAGCTCAAAGGACAAAGACTCCGACACCATCAGTGAGCCAGAACAAAAATTCGAGCCCGAAGACCTTGAGGAAGCCGATGACGAGTTCCTGACACCTCCATCGTCGGCCGAACAAGCTTCCTCGTTCACATCCTCCGTTGACATGACTATGGGTGGACACGGCCGTCCCATGCACATGGGAGGAGACAGAGGCCAACTGTTCCCATTGCCTGAATCACTGAGTTTCGGAGAGCAATCTACACATGAACGCTCGTATTATGGCAACTCTGAGTACCCCGATGAATACTCCCATCCTATTCTTAAGACGCCCGTAACATCAGGACTTGTTACTCCAAACGAACAGCCCAATGCTTTTGATTACTTACAGGCCCCGTTTTCAGCTTCGACAACAGGAGAACCGATAATCTCTCACCAGCGCCCGACAGCCTTGCCATTGCAGCAATCCGTTAGTCAGTTTGATTCCTGGACACCATCATACCGACAGAGCATGTTCAACCCTATGGAGTATAGCTCTGCGCCCGCTCAGAACATTCCCCAACATATGCCTTACCACATGCCGGTCGCTACCCCTTCGCACGCAGCAGAGCTGGCTCATACTCCTCACGGCCTGCCGAAAGGAAACCCCTTCCGCACGGGATCCTTAAGTCACCCTCATATGATACCTCACCATGCATAA